The following proteins come from a genomic window of Salvia hispanica cultivar TCC Black 2014 chromosome 4, UniMelb_Shisp_WGS_1.0, whole genome shotgun sequence:
- the LOC125223056 gene encoding NAD-dependent malic enzyme 62 kDa isoform, mitochondrial — translation MGNFSRQMALSSALLKRLQSRQGALNAVNSGAARSFTTTEGHRPTIIHKRSLDILHDPWFNKGTAFSMTERDRLDLRGLLPPNVMSPEQQIERFMADLKRLEKSARDGPSDPYSLAKWRILNRLHDRNETMYYKVLIDNIAEYAPIVYTPTVGLVCQKYSGLFRRPRGMYFSAQDRGEMMSMVYNWPAEQVDMIVVTDGSRILGLGDLGVQGIGIAIGKLDLYVAAAGINPQRVLPVMIDVGTNNEELLKDPLYLGLQEHRLDGEEYLEVIDEFMEAVFTRWPHVIVQFEDFQSKWAFNLLQRYRKEYRMFNDDVQGTAGVALAGLLGAVRAQGRPMIDFPKMKIVVAGAGSAGIGVLNAARKTMSRMLGDTEIAFESARSQFWVVDANGLITEARDNIDPDARSFARRVKEIERQGLREGASLAEVVRQVKPDVLLGLSAVGGLFSKEVLEALKESTSTRPAIFAMSNPTKNAECTPEEAFSIVGDHIIFGSGSPFSNVDLGNGNIGHCNQANNMFLFPGIGLGTLLSGSKIISDGMLQAAAECLAEYMTEEEVHNGIIYPSISSIRDITKEVAAAVITEAIEEDLVEGYREMDARELQKLNQDEIRTYIQNNMWNPDYTKLVYKKD, via the exons ATGGGGAATTTCTCTCGCCAAATGGCGCTTTCGTCGGCGCTTTTGAAGCGCTTGCAATCGCGCCAGGGAGCTCTCAACGCCGTCAATTCGGGCGCCGCGAGATCTTTTACGACGACGGAGGGACACCGCCCGACCATAATTCACAAGCGCAGCTTGGATATTCTACACGATCCGTGGTTCAACAAG GGAACTGCATTTTCGATGACAGAACGTGATCGTCTTGACCTCCGCGGGTTACTGCCTCCAAATGTCATGAGTCCTGAACAACAAATTGAGCGCTTTA TGGCCGATCTAAAGAGGCTTGAGAAGAGTGCTAGAGATGGACCATCCGATCCATACAGTTTGGCTAAGTGGCGAATTCTCAACCGGTTGCATGATAGAAATGAGACAATGTATTATAAG GTTCTTATCGACAACATCGCGGAATATGCACCGATAGTCTATACTCCTACAGTTGGTCTTGTTTGTCAGAAGTACAGCGGCCTATTTAGGCGGCCTAGGGGCATGTATTTTAGTGCACAAGATCGTGGTGAGATGATGTCAATGGTTTACAACTGGCCAGCAGAACAG gTGGATATGATTGTTGTAACAGATGGAAGCAGGATACTGGGTCTTGGAGATTTAGGAGTTCAGGGAATTGGAATTGCAATCGGAAAGTTGGATCTTTATGTTGCTGCTGCAGGGATAAACCCACAGAGA GTACTTCCTGTCATGATTGATGTTGGAACCAACAATGAGGAGCTTCTGAAAGACCCCTTGT ATTTGGGATTGCAAGAGCATCGCCTTGATGGAGAGGAGTATCTTGAAGTTATTGACGAATTCATGGAAGCTGTTTTTACCCGTTGGCCTCATGTGATTGTCCAG TTTGAAGATTTTCAAAGTAAGTGGGCCTTTAACCTACTGCAGCGTTATAGGAAAGAGTACAGAATGTTCAATGATGACGTTCAG GGAACAGCAGGGGTCGCTCTTGCTGGTCTTCTGGGAGCAGTCAGAGCACAAGGAAGACCTATGATTGactttcctaaaatgaaaattgtagTTGCTGGTGCTGGAAG TGCTGGAATAGGTGTCCTCAACGCTGCAAGGAAAACAATGTCAAGAATGCTAGGAGACACCGAGATTGCTTTTGAAAGTGCTAGGAGTCAATTTTGGGTTGTCGATGCTAAT GGGCTTATAACGGAAGCTCGTGATAATATTGATCCAGATGCCCGTTCATTTGCTCGAAGGGTCAAAGAGATTGAGCGTCAAGGGCTGAGAGAAGGGGCTAGCCTTGCAGAAGTG GTAAGGCAAGTAAAGCCAGATGTACTTCTTGGGCTGTCAGCTGTTGGAGGTTTGTTCTCAAAAGAG GTGTTAGAAGCTCTCAAAGAGTCAACTTCTACCAGACCAGCAATATTCGCTATGTCTAAccctactaaaaatg CTGAGTGCACCCCAGAGGAAGCATTTTCCATAGTTGGTGACCACATCATATTTGGAAGTGGAAGCCCATTCAGTAACGTTGACCTTG GGAATGGTAATATTGGCCACTGCAATCAGGCAAATAATATGTTCCTTTTTCCCGG AATTGGACTTGGAACACTTCTATCCGGATCTAAGATCATTTCAGATGGGATGCTACAGGCTGCAGCTGAATG CCTAGCTGAATATATGACCGAGGAAGAGGTGCATAACGGGATTATCTATCCGTCGATTTCCAG TATACGTGATATTACAAAGGAAGTAGCTGCAGCAGTAATTACCGAAGCCATAGAAGAAGACCTGGTAGAAGGATATCGTGAGATGGATGCACGGGAACTGCAGAAACTCAATCAG GATGAAATTAGAACTTACATACAGAACAATATGTGGAATCCTGATTACACGAAGCTGGTATATAAGAAGGATTGA